Proteins encoded together in one Mycolicibacter minnesotensis window:
- a CDS encoding alkaline phosphatase family protein — MTIKRVLCGAAVASMVAGTGSVVGTQVGLSTVTADWMLAAEHVLLLGTDGTNLDKILEYAYNDDSGFKMLMDRGITAATTIAGHMTMSTPSWSTILTGVWDDKHGVVSNVYRPEPYTTWPSVFNLIEYFKPEVDTTVISGRGLFTEIASTGGYPADNIIGISGGSTSAEMDSLVTQETISRILATTTNPNLDTFMFSYQSQVDHAGHSFGGGSDEYRDAVINVGANWKEILDAVAAAEAATGDKWTIIAVTDHGHQQNPDLFGFSLGHGFQSPNETSSFVMLSLAGNEAQAGGQSLTYQTVDITPTILQVFGIPMRSDFDGVPMQSDPDILNSIVFPTDLKQALTSAIESYGYPNIGIDVMLSIRALAGGAGYFLENYAMPPILNYLQTIVDQDIFLISGLAEGAQWVLKTVGDATADVLTDIGRVVAYFTGAGVIPPSDAPLPPPGIAEFTGSLDTLFTGLAAPEVVAPELPPLLDLGVVAG, encoded by the coding sequence ATGACAATCAAGCGAGTTCTCTGTGGTGCGGCTGTCGCCAGCATGGTCGCGGGAACGGGTTCGGTGGTGGGCACGCAGGTGGGCCTGTCCACGGTGACCGCCGATTGGATGCTGGCTGCCGAGCACGTCCTGCTGCTCGGCACGGACGGCACCAACCTGGACAAGATCCTGGAGTACGCCTACAACGACGACAGTGGCTTCAAGATGCTGATGGACCGGGGCATCACCGCGGCCACCACCATCGCCGGCCACATGACGATGTCCACACCGTCGTGGTCGACGATCCTCACCGGGGTGTGGGACGACAAGCACGGCGTGGTCAGCAACGTCTACCGGCCCGAGCCGTACACAACCTGGCCGTCGGTGTTCAACCTGATCGAGTACTTCAAGCCCGAGGTCGACACCACCGTGATCTCCGGCCGCGGCCTATTCACCGAGATCGCGTCCACGGGCGGCTACCCGGCCGACAACATCATCGGCATCAGCGGTGGATCCACCTCAGCGGAGATGGATTCGCTGGTCACCCAGGAGACCATCTCCCGGATTCTGGCGACCACCACCAACCCGAACCTCGACACCTTCATGTTTTCCTACCAGTCGCAGGTTGACCATGCCGGGCACTCCTTCGGCGGCGGCTCGGATGAGTACCGGGACGCCGTGATCAACGTCGGGGCCAACTGGAAGGAGATCCTGGACGCGGTCGCGGCCGCCGAAGCGGCCACCGGCGACAAGTGGACGATCATCGCGGTCACCGACCACGGCCACCAGCAGAACCCGGACCTCTTCGGATTCAGCCTGGGCCACGGCTTCCAGTCGCCCAATGAGACCTCCAGCTTCGTCATGTTGTCACTGGCCGGAAACGAGGCCCAGGCCGGCGGCCAGAGCTTGACCTACCAGACCGTCGACATCACCCCCACGATCCTGCAGGTCTTCGGTATCCCGATGCGGTCGGACTTCGACGGCGTCCCGATGCAGTCCGATCCGGACATCTTGAACAGCATCGTCTTCCCCACCGATCTCAAGCAGGCCCTCACCTCTGCCATCGAGAGCTACGGCTACCCGAACATCGGCATCGACGTGATGCTGAGCATCCGCGCGCTGGCGGGCGGGGCGGGCTACTTCCTCGAGAACTACGCCATGCCGCCCATCCTCAACTACCTGCAGACCATCGTCGACCAGGACATCTTCTTGATCAGCGGGCTGGCCGAAGGCGCCCAGTGGGTGCTCAAGACCGTCGGCGACGCCACGGCAGACGTCCTCACCGACATCGGCCGGGTGGTCGCCTACTTCACCGGTGCCGGTGTGATCCCGCCGAGCGACGCGCCCCTGCCTCCCCCGGGCATCGCGGAGTTCACCGGCTCGCTGGACACCCTGTTCACCGGCTTAGCGGCCCCTGAGGTGGTGGCCCCCGAGCTGCCTCCGCTGCTGGACCTCGGCGTCGTGGCGGGCTGA
- a CDS encoding alkaline phosphatase family protein, whose amino-acid sequence MTTVKKFLCGAAAASLVAGAGAAVGTQVGLSKVTADWMLTAEHVLLIGLDGVNLSKVLEYAYNDDSGFKTAMDQGITGTASIINHTTLSGPSWSTVLTGVWDDKHGVFNNIFRAEPYNLWPSVFNLIEYNKPEINTTIISNWEYLNQLADSGGYPVDNNVFVGPGDSPADSDASVTALTIAQILATADNPDDISNFLFSYQSQADHAGHEFAGGSEEYQQAIINLGGNLQQILAAIAQVQALTGDDWSIMITTDHGHQQTVTLPGLSIGHGFQSPNETSSFVIFDQAGNNATDGSQNLNFSIADITPTILSLFGIDLRSDFDGVSLTDDPTVLNSHVTPVDLQQALLAALAMYGYPNIGNELTLGFRTLVGSVPYFLNTFVNQIDQFLQGIVNQDIFLISGLAEGAQLINGFFGGLTVDITNTVAQGITHLLGSGVIAPTDAPLPGVAEFTGLESLLDFDALVG is encoded by the coding sequence GTGACAACAGTGAAGAAGTTTCTCTGCGGTGCCGCCGCCGCCAGCCTGGTAGCGGGAGCGGGCGCCGCGGTCGGGACGCAGGTGGGTCTGTCGAAGGTGACCGCCGACTGGATGCTCACCGCCGAGCACGTGTTGCTGATCGGCCTCGACGGCGTGAACCTCTCCAAGGTTCTGGAGTACGCCTACAACGACGACAGCGGTTTCAAGACCGCGATGGACCAGGGCATCACCGGAACCGCCAGCATCATCAACCACACCACGCTGTCTGGACCGTCCTGGTCGACGGTCCTCACCGGAGTGTGGGACGACAAGCACGGCGTCTTCAACAACATTTTCCGCGCCGAGCCCTACAACCTGTGGCCGTCGGTGTTCAACCTGATCGAGTACAACAAGCCCGAGATCAACACCACGATCATCAGCAACTGGGAGTACCTCAACCAGCTGGCCGACTCCGGGGGATACCCGGTCGACAACAACGTCTTCGTCGGGCCCGGGGACAGTCCGGCCGACAGCGACGCATCGGTCACCGCCCTCACCATCGCCCAGATCCTCGCCACCGCGGACAACCCAGACGACATCTCCAATTTCCTGTTCTCCTACCAGAGCCAGGCCGACCACGCCGGACACGAGTTCGCCGGCGGGTCGGAGGAGTACCAGCAGGCCATCATCAACCTCGGCGGCAACCTCCAGCAGATTCTGGCCGCGATCGCCCAGGTGCAGGCGCTCACCGGCGACGACTGGTCGATCATGATCACCACCGACCACGGCCACCAGCAGACGGTGACCCTGCCCGGCCTCAGCATCGGCCACGGCTTCCAGTCACCCAACGAAACGTCGTCGTTCGTCATCTTCGATCAAGCCGGCAACAACGCGACCGACGGCAGCCAGAACCTGAACTTCTCGATCGCCGACATCACCCCGACGATCCTGTCGCTGTTCGGCATCGACCTGCGGTCGGACTTCGACGGCGTCTCGCTGACCGACGACCCGACCGTTCTGAACAGCCACGTCACGCCCGTCGACCTCCAACAGGCACTCCTGGCGGCGCTGGCGATGTACGGCTACCCCAATATCGGCAATGAGCTCACCTTGGGGTTCCGGACGTTGGTCGGCTCCGTCCCCTACTTCCTCAACACTTTTGTCAACCAGATCGACCAGTTCCTGCAGGGGATCGTCAACCAGGACATCTTCCTGATCAGCGGGCTGGCCGAGGGCGCTCAGCTGATCAACGGCTTCTTCGGCGGCCTGACGGTGGACATCACCAACACGGTGGCACAGGGCATTACGCACCTGCTCGGCTCGGGCGTGATCGCGCCCACCGATGCGCCACTGCCCGGCGTCGCAGAGTTCACCGGACTGGAGTCCCTGCTCGACTTCGATGCCCTGGTGGGCTGA
- a CDS encoding DUF4185 domain-containing protein, whose amino-acid sequence MCPAARNTSAKQADVTGPGITDRWGATCADLGASVLAPNGSVVSVFGDTFAGELVGQGDWRSPVILIGTGDATHWVHYHRAGGTDPNYAHQLWHYRHREPASRWDRTAISTVIPSDLLRVDQMLYLHAIVNRGFGNVAWTEIWQSADNGLSWRNLGARFPAQTHRGRAQCWSWDYDPDDGWVYVVSTGFRRDRSVILRRVRPEHLGDPNRYSGWGYRNGRRAWGRTPVPITPPGETWGELSLRRLAPQTWVLGGFVSSRYALGYRVLDSPTAAVARVPLQLPLIGCSWADEDHARGRVAQLYGGYVLPGSRVDHPGGVGLMVSQWNTALGWPYRVMQFRVTLVSDPTAQ is encoded by the coding sequence GTGTGCCCGGCCGCGCGCAACACCTCGGCTAAACAGGCCGACGTCACCGGCCCGGGCATCACCGACCGGTGGGGAGCGACGTGCGCGGACCTGGGCGCTTCGGTGCTGGCTCCGAACGGTTCCGTAGTTTCGGTATTCGGCGACACCTTCGCCGGTGAGCTTGTCGGCCAGGGGGATTGGCGATCACCGGTGATCCTCATCGGCACCGGCGACGCCACGCACTGGGTGCACTACCACCGAGCCGGCGGCACCGACCCCAACTACGCCCACCAGCTATGGCACTACCGGCATCGCGAACCGGCATCGCGCTGGGACCGCACCGCCATCAGCACGGTGATTCCGTCAGATCTGCTGCGGGTGGACCAGATGCTCTACCTGCACGCGATCGTCAACCGCGGCTTCGGCAACGTGGCCTGGACCGAGATCTGGCAGTCGGCCGACAACGGCCTGTCCTGGCGCAATCTCGGGGCGCGGTTCCCTGCCCAGACGCATCGCGGGCGTGCCCAATGCTGGTCGTGGGACTACGACCCCGACGACGGCTGGGTGTATGTGGTCTCGACCGGATTCCGGCGGGACAGGAGCGTGATCCTGCGGCGGGTGCGCCCGGAGCATCTGGGCGACCCCAACCGCTATTCAGGCTGGGGTTATCGGAACGGTCGCCGCGCCTGGGGCCGCACACCGGTGCCGATCACCCCGCCCGGCGAGACATGGGGCGAACTGTCGCTGCGCCGGCTGGCCCCGCAGACCTGGGTCCTGGGCGGATTCGTCTCGTCCCGCTACGCCCTGGGCTACCGCGTACTGGACTCCCCCACCGCCGCGGTGGCCCGCGTGCCGCTGCAACTCCCGCTGATCGGCTGCAGTTGGGCTGACGAAGACCATGCCCGCGGCCGCGTCGCTCAGCTCTATGGCGGTTACGTGCTGCCCGGGTCGCGGGTGGACCATCCCGGCGGCGTGGGACTGATGGTGTCGCAGTGGAACACCGCCCTGGGCTGGCCATACCGGGTGATGCAGTTCCGCGTGACGCTGGTCAGCGACCCCACGGCTCAGTAG
- a CDS encoding TetR family transcriptional regulator yields MNSRTPNSRSERARPPRPERPSRAPRPERSPRPERPERVSREERKEATRRAIINAALTLLDERSFSALSLREVTRAAHIVPAAFYRHFESMDALGLVLIDESFRALRETLRDARTGGVDPSRIIESSVEVLVDSVASRHEYWRFINRERFSGMTVLRYAIRTEIRLITSELATDLARLPGFNDWSAEDLNILAGLFVNAMIVTAEAIDEAPDAETLAEIKHVAVKQLRMIALATGGWRSKP; encoded by the coding sequence GTGAACAGTCGTACGCCGAACTCACGGTCCGAGCGCGCGCGGCCACCACGGCCAGAACGCCCTTCCCGTGCCCCCCGCCCCGAACGCTCGCCCCGCCCCGAACGGCCCGAGCGCGTTTCGCGTGAGGAGCGCAAGGAAGCGACCCGGCGCGCCATCATCAACGCGGCGCTCACCCTGCTCGACGAACGCAGCTTCAGCGCGCTGAGCCTGCGCGAGGTGACCCGCGCCGCACACATCGTTCCGGCCGCGTTCTACCGCCACTTCGAGTCGATGGACGCCCTGGGCCTGGTGCTCATCGACGAGTCGTTTCGGGCGCTGCGCGAGACGCTGCGCGACGCCCGCACCGGCGGGGTGGACCCCAGCCGGATCATCGAGTCCTCGGTCGAAGTCCTGGTCGACAGCGTGGCATCCCGCCACGAGTACTGGCGCTTTATCAATCGCGAGCGGTTCAGCGGAATGACCGTGCTGCGCTATGCGATTCGCACCGAGATTCGGCTGATCACCTCCGAGCTGGCCACCGACCTGGCGCGCCTGCCCGGGTTCAACGACTGGAGCGCCGAGGATCTCAACATTCTGGCGGGGCTGTTCGTCAACGCGATGATCGTCACCGCGGAGGCCATCGATGAGGCCCCGGACGCCGAAACCCTGGCCGAGATCAAACACGTTGCCGTCAAACAGCTCCGGATGATCGCACTGGCCACCGGCGGCTGGCGCAGCAAGCCCTGA
- a CDS encoding ferredoxin reductase, translating to MFTQTLTRRVLGSSLVDLLTGPHGVDRYTELVSPTWTRNDARAQVVSVQRSTPRSVTLVLEPNEAFQGFRAGQHVQLSVDIDGRRRTRCYSPANAEGERLLEITVGRHEGGLVSEYLYRQAHPGMIVGLDKAAGDFVLPAIRPRRILLISGGSGITPVMSMLRTLNAERYAGRVTFIHYARSREEACYYDELAAMPRVQVLHGYTRGPAQEQGDLQGHFGAEHLRAARTEPDAVYVCGPPALVDAVREQCPDAISESFVPPEFALPADPSGGRVTFRGGTVSVVDDGRPLLEQAEAAGLTPASGCRMGICHSCTCRKTGGTVRNLITGAISTAEGEDIQICVSVPVGDVEIDL from the coding sequence ATGTTCACTCAAACTTTGACGCGGCGGGTCCTGGGCTCAAGCCTGGTCGACCTGCTCACCGGCCCACACGGGGTCGACCGCTACACCGAGCTGGTGTCGCCGACGTGGACCCGCAATGACGCCCGCGCCCAGGTGGTCTCGGTGCAGCGCTCCACCCCGCGCAGCGTGACCCTGGTGCTCGAACCCAACGAAGCCTTCCAGGGCTTCAGGGCGGGCCAGCATGTCCAGCTCTCTGTCGACATCGACGGCCGCCGACGCACCCGGTGCTACTCGCCGGCGAACGCTGAGGGGGAGCGGCTCCTGGAGATCACGGTCGGCCGCCACGAAGGGGGCCTGGTCTCGGAGTACCTCTACCGGCAGGCCCACCCCGGCATGATCGTCGGCCTAGACAAGGCTGCCGGAGATTTCGTGCTGCCGGCCATTCGTCCCCGCCGGATCCTGCTGATCTCCGGTGGCAGCGGAATCACCCCGGTGATGTCCATGCTGCGGACCCTCAACGCGGAACGCTATGCGGGCCGGGTCACCTTTATCCACTACGCCCGCAGCCGCGAGGAGGCCTGCTACTACGACGAACTCGCCGCCATGCCGCGGGTTCAGGTGCTGCACGGTTACACCCGTGGTCCTGCGCAGGAGCAGGGGGACCTGCAGGGCCACTTCGGCGCCGAGCACCTGCGGGCGGCGCGGACCGAACCCGACGCCGTGTACGTGTGTGGGCCGCCGGCCCTGGTGGACGCGGTGCGCGAGCAGTGCCCCGACGCCATCTCGGAGAGTTTCGTGCCGCCAGAGTTCGCGCTGCCGGCCGACCCGTCCGGCGGGCGGGTCACGTTCCGCGGCGGCACCGTTTCGGTGGTCGATGACGGCCGTCCGTTGCTGGAGCAGGCCGAAGCGGCCGGACTTACACCGGCCAGCGGATGCCGCATGGGCATCTGCCACAGCTGCACCTGCCGCAAAACCGGTGGCACGGTGCGCAACCTGATCACCGGGGCGATCTCCACCGCCGAAGGCGAAGACATCCAGATCTGTGTGTCGGTGCCTGTCGGCGACGTCGAAATCGATCTGTAG
- a CDS encoding fatty acid desaturase family protein: protein MSQSVLTLEAPQESELSQVPEHTDLPAQLDAFGAELDALRQSVVEDLGERDADYIHRMIKAQRSLEVGGRALLFFSIIPPAWLAGTAMLGLSKILDNMEIGHNVMHGQYDWMGEPALYGKHFEWDSACPADQWRHSHNYMHHTHTNIVGMDRDVGYGILRMSEKQPWTPYYLGNPLYAFLLMVLFQYGVAVHELETERIRAGEIAISDKKEMLLETWQKVRRQTLKDYVAFPLLAGPFAPLVFAGNMTANLMRNVWAYTIIFCGHFPDGTREFTIEETANESRGMWYYRQILGSANLTGGKWFHIFSGNLSFQVEHHLFPDLPAHRYAEIAPQVREICERYGVPYNSGPLLKQFGTVVRKICKLALPWN from the coding sequence ATGTCGCAATCAGTCCTCACACTCGAAGCGCCGCAGGAATCTGAGCTGTCGCAGGTCCCTGAACACACCGACCTGCCTGCGCAGCTCGACGCCTTCGGTGCCGAGCTCGACGCCCTGCGTCAGAGCGTCGTCGAAGATCTTGGCGAGCGCGACGCCGACTATATCCATCGGATGATCAAGGCGCAGCGATCCCTGGAGGTGGGTGGCCGCGCGCTGCTGTTCTTCAGCATCATCCCGCCGGCCTGGCTGGCCGGAACCGCGATGCTGGGCTTGTCGAAGATCCTCGACAACATGGAGATCGGCCACAACGTCATGCACGGCCAGTACGACTGGATGGGCGAACCGGCGTTGTACGGCAAGCACTTCGAGTGGGACAGCGCCTGCCCGGCCGACCAGTGGCGGCATTCGCACAACTACATGCACCACACCCACACCAACATCGTCGGGATGGATCGCGACGTGGGCTACGGCATCCTGCGGATGAGCGAGAAGCAGCCCTGGACGCCCTACTACCTGGGCAACCCGCTGTACGCCTTCCTGCTGATGGTGCTGTTCCAATACGGCGTCGCGGTGCACGAACTGGAGACCGAGCGCATCCGGGCCGGCGAGATCGCTATCTCGGACAAGAAGGAGATGCTGCTTGAGACCTGGCAGAAAGTGCGCCGCCAGACTCTCAAAGATTACGTCGCCTTCCCCTTGCTGGCCGGTCCGTTCGCGCCGCTGGTGTTCGCCGGAAACATGACCGCCAACCTGATGCGCAACGTCTGGGCGTACACGATCATCTTCTGTGGGCACTTCCCTGATGGCACCCGCGAATTCACGATCGAGGAGACCGCGAACGAGTCGCGCGGAATGTGGTACTACCGCCAGATTCTCGGTTCAGCGAACCTGACCGGCGGCAAGTGGTTCCACATCTTCTCCGGGAACCTGTCGTTCCAGGTGGAGCACCACCTGTTCCCCGACCTGCCGGCGCACCGCTATGCCGAGATCGCACCGCAGGTCCGCGAGATCTGCGAACGCTATGGCGTGCCGTACAACAGCGGCCCGTTGCTCAAGCAGTTCGGCACCGTGGTTCGCAAGATCTGCAAGCTGGCACTGCCCTGGAACTGA
- a CDS encoding TetR/AcrR family transcriptional regulator — MTVAAIDAPAAETADPFRRRLLDGLAESIAERGYRASTVAEIVRAARTSKRTFYDHFAGKEECYLELLRADNEALAVRIRAEVDPEADWQVQIRQAVQAYVAQVRDRAAITLSWIRDMPSLGEIARPAQRRGLERMTDLLVELSGSPGFRRANLPALSPALAVILLGGLRELTALAFEDGADIGVITEPAIDASNALLGPRV, encoded by the coding sequence ATGACCGTGGCTGCGATCGATGCACCGGCGGCCGAAACCGCCGACCCCTTCCGGCGCCGACTGCTCGACGGCCTGGCCGAATCGATTGCCGAGCGCGGGTACCGGGCCAGCACCGTCGCTGAGATCGTGCGCGCTGCCCGCACCTCCAAGCGCACCTTCTACGACCACTTCGCCGGCAAGGAAGAGTGCTACCTGGAGCTGCTACGCGCCGACAACGAGGCGCTGGCGGTACGGATTCGCGCGGAGGTGGATCCGGAGGCCGATTGGCAGGTCCAGATCCGCCAGGCGGTCCAGGCTTATGTCGCCCAGGTCCGGGACCGGGCGGCGATCACGCTGAGCTGGATTCGCGACATGCCCTCGCTGGGCGAGATCGCCCGCCCGGCGCAGCGCCGCGGCCTGGAACGCATGACGGACCTTTTGGTCGAACTCAGTGGCAGTCCCGGTTTTCGCCGGGCCAACCTGCCGGCCCTGAGCCCTGCCCTGGCGGTGATCCTGCTGGGCGGCCTGCGGGAGCTGACCGCGCTGGCCTTCGAGGACGGCGCCGACATCGGCGTCATCACCGAGCCCGCCATCGATGCCTCCAACGCACTGCTGGGCCCCCGGGTCTGA